ATTATAGCGAGTACATCTGGAATGAATATAAGTACGGAAAAGATCAAGCTGATTTAAAGCTGGTCGCTGAAAAGGAAGGGTATTTTAGTGAAAGTGAAACGAAACGTGTCGATCTCATTCGGTTTGATAATGAGGGGGGCGAAGATATGTTTGATGCTCATAGCTATAATAAGGGAGGACTAGTTCTTCATATGCTTCGGGATTATTTAGGAGATGAAGTTTTTTTTCAAGCATTGAATAGCTACCTCATTGAGCATCAGTTTCAGTCTGTGGAGGTTCATGATTTAAGAATTGCATTTGAAAAGGCTAGCGGGATGGATTTAAATTGGTTTTTTAACCAATGGTTTTTGGAAAAAGGCCATCCTGAGTTAGTCGTTGAGGTGGATTATTCTCAGTCTCAAAGTATCTTGATTCAAGTAGAGCAGCAGCAAGATTTGAATGAATTCCCCCTTTTTCAATTTCCATTAGAGGTAAGCTGGTACGAAGGAGGTGTTCGAAAAAGTCAGACATTTTTTATAGATAAAGTCAAGAATGAATTTGTCGTTGAGTCCCAAAATCCCATTGATCAAGTTTATCTTAATGAGCGAAATGTATTGTTGGCTTCCATATCTCAAAAAGGCATTTCAGATGAGCAATTGATTTTTCAACTTAAAAATTCTGATTTTGGGGTGGCTCGATATGCGGCCTTTGATAGTCTTAAGGCTAGAAACTCAGAATCGATTTATGCCTTGGTTGCCGAATCATTAAGTGATCCATTTTGGTCAATTAGGGAAAATGCACTCGGTCTTCTCTTTTCCAATACAGAGCAATTAATAGATCATCCAGAATGGGAAAATTTGGTTTTTGAAATAGCAGAAAAGGATCAAAAAAATTCTGTAAGAGCAGCAGCTATAGATGTGCTCGGCGAATATGATGCTGATAAATTCTTTCAATCACTTAAGCTTTGGGCAAAGGATTCCTCCTATTTAGTAGCAGGGTCAGCCTTGATTGCTCTAGTTCAGTCTGAAGGTATCCAAAATGAGCTAAGCTGGTTAGAGCAGTTTGAAAAAGAAAAAAACTTTCGAATAGTCATTCCATTGGCAGAATTCTATATCCGAAATCAGACTATTCAAGATCGAGGGCTGGGGAAAGAAGATTGGTTTTTTGAACAAATTACAAATTTAAAGGGAGAAGGTCTTTACTATTTTTTGGGGTACTTTAGTGAGTATTTTGCTAACAATCTGGAAAAAAAAGTTTTGGCCATCGAATATCTCCTTACGCTGTTGAGAACTCATGAAAAAGAATATGTACGTAGAGGAGCTTTTGAAGCTTTATTATCTTTTTCAGATCGGGTGGATGTAATTGAAAAAATTAAGTCAGTTTTGATTGATGAAAAGTCTGAATCACTGAGAAATTATAGCCGATATTTTCTAGATATGCTATCAGATGAAAATTAATTGGTTGATTATGAAAAGCTTGAATGATCCTGGGTGAAAAAGTTTTTAAATTTATGAGGAGACCTTTGATACTTTAATAAAAGGCTATAATTTTGCCATCCGTTAAGGTCACAAGGGTTGAAAAATCAAAGATTTTAGCGCAGTTGGGGGAATACCAAAGCGGCCAACTGGGACGGACTGTAAATCCGTTGACTTATGTCTTCACAGGTTCGAATCCTGTTTCCCCCACATAATAATTGCCTTATTGTAAAATTTTTTTCTAGTTTTGCAGGGCAAAAAAATATCCGGATTTCCGGACACAAGCGGGAGTAGCTCAGTTGGTAGAGCGGCAGCCTTCCAAGCTGCAGGTCGCGGGTTCGAGCCTCGTCTCCCGCTCTGTGCTTTTAAGCACACTGTATTTGTCAGCCGACGTAGCTCAGGGGTAGAGTACTTCCTTGGTAAGGAAGGGGTCACGGGTTCAAATCCCGTCGTTGGCTCAACACAGGAATCATTATCTAAACATATCTTTAAACTTAAACTGAGGATTTTCAAGCATGGCAAAAGAAACATTCGACCGTTCCAAGCCGCACGTTAACATCGGTACGATTGGACACGTAGACCATGGTAAGACTACCTTGACTGCAGCCATCACTACTGTATTGGCTAAAAAAGGTCTTTCTGAATTGAGAGATTTCTCTTCTATCGACAACGCTCCTGAAGAGAAAGAAAGAGGTATCACCATCAACACTTCTCACGTAGAATATCAGACTGAAAAGAGACACTACGCTCACGTAGACTGTCCAGGTCACGCTGACTATGTGAAGAACATGGTTACTGGTGCTGCTCAAATGGATGGCGCTATCCTAGTGGTAGCTGCTACTGATGGTCCAATGCCTCAAACAAGAGAACACATTCTATTGGCTCGTCAGGTAGGTGTACCTGCTCTAGTTGTTTTCTTGAACAAGGTAGACATGGTAGACGATCCTGAATTGCTAGAGCTTGTTGAAATGGAAGTAAGAGAATTGCTTTCTTTCTATGAGTTTGATGGTGATAATATTCCTGTAATCGCTGGTTCTGCTCTTGGTGCATTGAACGGAGAAGAAAAGTGGGTTGATACTGTTATGCAATTGATGGATGCAGTTGACTCTTACATTCCTCTTCCAGAGCGTTTGATCGACAAAGACTTCTTGATGCCAGTTGAAGACGTGTTCTCAATTACTGGTCGTGGTACTGTTGCTACTGGCCGTATTGAAAGAGGTGTTATTAACTCTGGTGATCCAGTTGAAATCATCGGTATGGGTGCTGAAGGCTTGAAGTCTACAGTAACTGGTGTTGAAATGTTCCGTAAGATCCTTGATAGAGGTGAAGCTGGTGATAACGTAGGTTTGTTGTTGAGAGGTATTGAAAAGTCTCAAATCAAGCGTGGTATGATCATTTGTAAGCCAGGTTCTGTTAAGCCTCATGCTCACTTCAAGGCAGAAGTTTACGTACTTTCTAAAGAAGAAGGTGGTCGTCATACCCCATTCTTCAACAAATACAGACCTCAATTCTACCTAAGAACAACTGACGTAACTGGTGAGATTAAACTTCCAGCTAACGTGGAAATGGTTATGCCTGGTGATAACGTGACAATCGAAGTTACATTGTTGTCTGCAGTAGCTTTGGAGAAAGGTTTGAGATTTGCGATCCGTGAAGGTGGTCGTACGGTAGGTGCCGGTCAGGTTACCGAAATCCTTGACTAATCTTATTTAATTAATAAATACAATGCGATCCCGAAGAAATTTTGGGATCGCATTTGTTTCTAAAGACTTTATTCCTAATTTTGCGTTCCGTTTTGGAGCGTGAACATACACGGGCATAGTTCAATGGCAGAATAGCGGTCTCCAAAACCGTTGATGGGAGTTCGAATCTCTCTGCCCGTGCAGTAAGATAAAAGACCATGAATCTTAAAAACTTTGTCCTTGAATCCTATGATGAAATGAAAAACAAGGTCTCTTGGCCTAAATTTTCATTTCTACAAAATAGTGCAGTTTTGGTACTAGTAGCCTCATTGATCTTTGCACTTTTTATTGGTGTGGTTGATCTGGGATTCGAAAATATCATGACATGGTTTTATGATTTATTCTAATTGATTTTACAGGATGGCTGAACATAAATGGTACGTACTCAGAGTAGTCGCCGGTCAGGAAAAGAAAACTAAGTCTTATCTGGAGAATGAAATCACCAGACAAAAGCTTGTGGAATTTATTCCTGAGGTATTGATTCCTTCTGAGAAGGTATATGAAATGCGAAATGGTAAGAAAAGAGTCAGGGAAAGAAATTTCTTCCCTGGTTATGTTCTTGTCAATGCGGATCTTTCCAATGGTGAGGCCAATCACGTAATAACAAGCATTCCGGGTGTAATCGGTTTCTTAGGATCAAACCAGGGGGGAGCTTCCAAAACCCCTGAGCCATTACGACAATCAGAAGTCAACCGTATTTTAGGTAAGGTTGAAGAGATTGATGAGTTTGCCGAGAAGCAGGATACTCCATTTATAGTCGGAGAGACCGTGAAAGTAATGGACGGTCCTTTCAGTGGGTTTACCGGGACAATTGAGGAGATATTTGAGGAGAAAAAGAAGCTTAATGTTATGGTTAAGATCTTTGGCCGAAATACTCCTGTAGAGTTAAACTTTATACAAGTAGAAAAACAAGACTAAGCAATGGCTAAGGAAATCACTGGTTATGTAAAACTGCAAGTGAAAGGAGGCCAGGCTAACCCGTCGCCTCCAGTAGGTCCTGCTCTTGGTTCCAAGGGCTTGAACATCATGGAGTTTTGTAAGCAATACAATGCACGTACCCAAGACAAAATGGGACAAGTGCTTCCAGTATTGATTACAGTTTATTCTGACAAATCCTTCGACTTCGTAGTTAAAACTCCTCCAGCTGCAAACATGCTGATGGAAGCTGCCAAAGTAAAAGGAGGTTCTGCAGAACCAAACAGAAAAAAAGTAGGCTCTGTTACTTGGGATCAAGTAAGAACAATTGCCGAGACGAAAATGCCTGACTTGAATGCTTTCAAGATTGAATCAGCTATGCGAATGGTAGCTGGTACAGCGAGAAGCATGGGAATCACAGTATCTGGTAAAGCCCCTTGGGAAGAATAAATAAAAAACAATGGCTAAGTTAACAAAAAAGCAAAAAGAAGCTCTTTCTAAGTACGACCCAAGCCAAGTGTACTCCCTAGAGGCTGCTTCTTCGCTGGTTAAGGAAATTACTAACACTAAATTTGATGCATCTGTAGATGTTGACATCCGTTTGGGTGTTGATCCTCGTAAGGCAGATCAAATGGTAAGAGGTGTTGTAGCTCTCCCTCATGGTACTGGTAAGGATGTCAAAGTACTTGTACTTTGTACTCCTGACAAAGTAGCTGAAGCCACCGAAGCAGGTGCGGATTACGTAGGTTTGGACGACTATATTGCCAAGATCGAAGGTGGATGGACTGACGTTGACGTCATTATCACCATGCCTAACGTGATGGCGAAAGTAGGTAGATTAGGTAGAGTATTGGGTCCAAGAGGCCTTATGCCAAACCCTAAATCTGGTACAGTAACCCTAGAAGTGGGTAAAGCTGTAAAAGAAGTTAAGGCTGGTAAGATTGATTTCAAAGTAGATAAGTTTGGAATCATTCACGCAGGAATTGGTAAAGTTTCATTTACCCCTCAACAGATTCAAGATAATGTGAAAGAGTTGATTATGACTATTTCACGATTGAAGCCTTCATCTTCAAAGGGTACATATTTTAAGAGTATTCACATTTCCAGTACAATGTCTCCAGGAATTACTGTTGACAAAGGAAGCATCCAAGGTATTTAATCATGACTAGAGACGATAAAAAAGTAATAATCGACAGTCTGACTGAGAAGCTTAAGGAAAATCCTTTCTTCTATATCACTGATGCGGCTGGATTTACTGTAGCTGAAGTTAACGCATTCAGAAGAACTTGTTTTGAAAGAGGTGTTGAGTATAAAGTTTACAAAAACACTTTGATCAAAAAGGCTCTTGAAAATCTGGATGTTGACTATTCAAAGCTAGTAAGTGGTACCCTTAAAGGTTTTTCTGGAATTATCTTTTCAAAAGAGACTAGTAATCTTCCTGCTAAGGTATTATTGGACTTCAGAAAAAAACAAGGTAAAAAAGAAACTAGACCTGTTTTCAAGGGTGCTGGAATTGATTCAGATGTAATTCTGGGTGAATCCAACCTTGAAATGTTGTCTAATCTTAAATCTAAGCAGGAACTTCTTGGAGATCTTATCGGATTGCTACAATCTCCTGCTAAAAATCTCGTTTCAGCTCTTCAATCTGGCCAAAACAACATTACTGGTGTATTGAAGACTTTGGGCGAGCGTGAGTAATTTCATCATATCAAAAAATCTAAAACAATTTAATAATTAATACAATGGCAGATCTTACACAACTTGCAGAACAGTTGGTAAACTTGACTGTAAAAGAAGTAAAAGAATTGACTGATATCCTTAAAGATCAGTATGGTATCGAACCTGCTGCTGCTGGCGCTGTAATGGTAGCTGGTCCAGTTGGTGGTGGAGATGCTCCTGCTGAAGAGGAAAAAACTTCTTTTGATGTTATCTTGAAAGCAGCTGGTGCTCAGAAATTGGCTGTTGTTAAGCTAGTAAAAGAATTGACTGGTCTTGGACTTAAAGAAGCAAAAGACCTTGTTGACGGAGCTCCTAAGGCTTTGAAAGAAGGTGTTGCTAAGGACGAAGCTGAGGCTTTGAAGAAGTCTCTTGAAGAAGCTGGTGCTGAAGTAGAGATCAAGTAATTTGTTAGGTTCGACCATTTAGGGAGAACCTGGCCTAAGACCTGACTTTTGAAGTCAGGTCTTTTCCTGTTTATGCGCAGGTAAATAATTGCATTATTTTAAGTGAGAATTGTCTCATTTCGTTATTTAATTTCACTATAAACTATACACTACCTTGGCTATCAAGAATCAAACCGTAAGGAAAAGTTTCTCCTCCATAAAGGTGGTCAAAGACTATCCCGATTTTCTAGATATTCAACTTCAATCCTTCAAGGATTTTTTTCAGTTGGATACTCCTGCTGAAAAGCGGCGTGCAGATGGACTATTTAAAGTTTTCGCCGAAAACTTTCCAATTAGTGATTCAAGAGAAAACTTCACGTTAGAGTTTATCGACTATACTGTGGATCCACCGAAATATTCGGTTGGTGAATGTATTGATCGTGGGTTGACTTATTCTGTACCTCTTAAAGCAAAATTAAGATTGCTTTGCCATGATCCAGATAATGAGGATTTTGAAACAATTGAACAGGAAGTATTCCTAGGAAATCTTCCTTACATGACTGAAAAAGGTTCCTTTGTAATCAATGGCGCTGAGCGAGTTATAGTTTCTCAATTGCACCGTTCTCCAGGTGTATTTTTTGCGCAGAGTAAGCATACCAATGGTACAAAGCTTTATTCTGCTAGGATTATTCCTTTCAAAGGATCTTGGATCGAATTTGCTACTGACATCAATAATGTCATGTATGCTTACATTGATCGTAAAAAGAAATTTCCTGTCACCACTCTTCTAAGAGCTATTGGTTATGGTTCCGATAAAGACATTTTGGATTTATTCGGATTGTCTGAGGAAGTTTCAGCAACTAAGTCAGCTCTTAAAAAAGCTGCTGGTAGAAAATTAGCTGCCCGTGTTCTTCGTTCATGGGTAGAGGATTTTGTGGATGAAGATACAGGTGAAGTTGTTTCTATTGATAGAAATGAAGTCCTTTTGGAGCGTGATACAATCTTGACGGATGAAGATATTGAAATGATTTTGGACTCAGGTGCCAAGTCTATCATTCTTCACAGAGAAGATGTCAACGTTGCTGATTATTCTATTATCTACAACACTCTTCAAAAAGATAATTCCAACTCCGAAAAAGAAGCAGTTGAAGTTATTTATCGGCAGTTAAGAAATACAGAAGCTCCTGATGAGGCAACTGCACGAGAGGTTATTCAAAGTTTATTCTTTTCAGACAAGCGATATGATCTCGGTGAAGTAGGTCGTTACAGAATAAACAAAAAATTAGGTTTGGAAATCGAGCCAGACAAGATTGTTTTAACAAAAGAAGATATCATCTCGATTGTTAAATACTTAATCGGTTTGATCAATTCCAAGGCGGTGGTCGATGATATTGATCACTTGTCCAATAGACGAGTACGTACAGTTGGCGAACAATTATACAGCCAATTTGGAGTAGGTTTGGCAAGAATGGCTCGTACGATTCGAGAAAGAATGAACGTACGTGATAATGAAGATTTCAAGCCAGTTGATTTGATCAATGCTCGTACTTTATCTTCAGTAATCAATTCCTTCTTCGGAACAAATCAGCTTTCTCAGTTTATGGATCAAACCAATCCATTGGCTGAATTGACCCACAAAAGAAGGCTTTCTGCCCTTGGTCCTGGGGGTTTGTCAAGAGAAAGAGCTGGTTTTGAAGTTCGAGACGTACACTACACGCACTATGGTAGACTTTGTACAATCGAAACACCAGAAGGTCCAAACATTGGTTTGATTTCCTCACTTTGTGTTCATGCAAAAGTTAACTCCATGGGTTTCCTTGAAACCCCTTATCGAAAGGTAGAAAATGGAAAAGTAGGTATGAATGCTGAGGATATTGTTTTCTTGACAGCTGAAGAAGAAGACAATAATAATATTGCTCAGGCAAATGCACCATTGGATCCTAATGGTCAATTTGTAAATGAAAAGGTTAAGGCTCGATTTGAAGGGGATTTCCCAGTATTAGAACCGAGTGAAATTTCATATATGGACGTTGCTCCAAATCAAATTGTATCTGTTGCGGCGTCATTGATTCCTTTCTTGGAGCATGATGATGCCAACCGAGCATTGATGGGATCTAACATGCAGCGTCAAGCTGTTCCATTGTTAAGACCAGAGGCACCAATTGTAGGTACTGGTTTGGAAGCTAAGGCGGCAATTGATTCAAGAGCTTTGATCATTGCAGAAGCAAATGGGGTCGTGGACTACGTTGATGCTAAGAAAATTAGAGTCAAGTATGATCTTACCTCTGATGAGTTGTTGGTCAATTTTACTGATGAATACAAGACCTACGATCTAATCAAGTTCAGAAGAACAAACCAAGACACAACCATCAATCTCACTCCTTTGGTATTAAAAGGTGAGCGAATTGAAAAAGGACAAGTTTTGGTGGAAGGATATTCAACCAATAATGGTGAGCTTGCCCTAGGTAAAAACTTGAAGGTAGCCTACATGCCTTGGCAGGGATATAACTTCGAGGATGCGATTGTAATTTCTGAGCGAGTTGTTAGAGAAGATATCTTTACTTCTATTCACGTAGAGGAATTCCAACTTGAAGTTAGAGATACCAAACGTGGTGAAGAGGAATTGACCTCTGAAATCCCTAACGTTTCTGAAGAAGCAGTTAAGCATTTGGATGAAAATGGAATCATCCGAGTGGGTGCTGAAGTTAAAGAAGGTGATATCATCATTGGTAAAATCACTCCTAAGGGTGAAACTGATCCAACTCCTGAAGAAAAACTTCTTCGAGCTATTTTCGGTGACAAGGCAGGAGACGTTAAGGATGCTTCATTGAAAGCTTCTCCGTCGCTGAATGGTGTGGTAATTGAGACCAAATTATTCTCAAGACCTAAAAAAGATAAAGACAATAGATCTAAGGCAAAGGCCGAAGTTGAAAAACTTAAAGCCAAATATTCCAAAGATCTTCTTGGTATCCGTGCAAGAATGATCAACAAGTTGGTCACTCTATTGGATGGAAAAACTTCTCTTGGAGTGAAGCACAAGTTTGGTGATGAGATCATCAGCAAGGGTGCGAAGTTTAACCAAAAGAATATTGAGAACAACTTATTCCCTGCTAAGAATCCATACAGAGATGAGTCAAATTACAATGTTCCAGAGGAAGCTAATTTGATTTCTGACATCATTTTGGATGATTGGACTGAAGATGCACACACCAATTCGTTGATCGTTCAATTGGTTAAAAACTATACCAATGCTCGAAATGAAATCTCTGGTAGATTTAAGCGTGATAGATTTACGCTTGAGGTCGGAGATGAACTACCAGCAGGTATCGTACAATTGGCGAAGGTTTACATTGCCAAGAAGCGTAAGCTAAAAGTTGGTGATAAGATGGCAGGTCGTCACGGAAACAAAGGTATTGTCGCTCGTATTGTAAGAGACGAAGATATGCCGTTCTTGGAAGATGGAACTCCAATGGATATCGTATTGAATCCACTAGGTGTACCATCCCGAATGAACATTGGACAGATATTCGAGACCGTATTGGCTTGGGCTGGTCAGAAGTTAGGAAAGAAATATGCAACGCCTATTTTCGATGGAGCTTCTTTGGAAGAGGTTTCTACAGAATTAGAAGCTGCTGGAGTTCCTGCCTATGGTAGAACTTACCTTTATGATGGATTGACTGGTAAGAAGTTTGATCAACCAGTTACGGTTGGGGTAGCATACATGTTGAAGTTGGGTCACTTGGTTGATGACAAAATGCACGCCCGTTCGATTGGACCTTACTCACTTATTACTCAGCAACCATTGGGTGGTAAAGCACAATTTGGTGGTCAGAGATTTGGAGAAATGGAAGTTTGGGCACTTGAGGCGTTCGGTGCATCTCACGTACTTCAAGAGATCTTGACTGTGAAGTCTGATGACGTAATCGGTAGAGCAAAAGCATACGAAGCAATTGTGAAGGGTGAAAACCTTCCTAAGCCAAACATCCCTGAATCATTTAATGTATTGGTTCACGAGTTGAGAGGCTTGGCTCTTGAAATTACCTTGGATTAATTTGGCTTATAGGGCGGGAAACCGCCCTGAACATATCTCAAAACATTATGTCGTTTAGAAAAAATAAAAAACTCAATAACGATTTTTCCCGAGTTACAATCAGCTTGGCTTCTCCAGAATCAATTTTGGATAGCTCAAATGGTGAAGTAACTCAACCAGAAACAATCAACTATAGAACCTACAAGCCTGAAATGGGTGGGTTGTTCTGTGAGCGGATTTTTGGTCCTGTAAAGGATTGGGAATGTCATTGTGGTAAATACAAGCGAATCAGATACAAAGGCATTATCTGTGACCGTTGTGGGGTTGAAGTGACTGAGAAAAAAGTACGTCGTGAGCGAATGGGCCACATTGAATTGGTGGTTCCTGTAGCGCATATCTGGTATTTTAAGTCTCTTCCAAACAAAATCGGTTACCTTCTTGGTCTTCCTACTAAGAAGCTTGATCAGATTGTGTACTATGAGCGTTATGTAGTTGTTCAAGCGGGTATTAAAGCTGAAGAAGGAGTTCAATATTTGGATTTCTTGACTGAGGATGAATACCTAGACATTATGGACAAGCTACCTAAGGAAAATCACATGCTTGACGATGATGATCCAAACAAATTCATCGCTAAGATGGGTGCTGAAGCTTTGGAAATGTTGTTGGCAAGATTGGATTTGGATGATCTGTCCTACTCCCTTCGTCACCAAGCGGCTACCGATACTTCGCAGCAGCGTAAAGCTGAAGCTTTGAAGAGACTTAAGGTGGTGGAAGCATTCCGTGATGCGAGAACCAGAATTGAGAACCGTCCTGAATGGATGGTCGTTCGCATGGTTCCTGTTATTCCACCAGAATTGCGTCCGTTGGTTCCTTTGGATGGTGGTCGTTTTGCCACTTCCGATTTGAATGACCTCTATAGAAGAGTAATTATCCGAAACAATCGTCTGAAGCGATTGATCGATATCAAAGCTCCAGAGGTGATTTTGAGAAACGAGAAGCGTATGCTACAGGAAGCTGTGGATTCACTTTTCGATAATTCAAGAAAAGTAAATGCGGTAAGATCTGATGGTAACCGTGCTTTGAAGTCCCTTTCTGACATGTTGAAAGGTAAGCAGGGCCGTTTCCGTCAAAACTTGCTCGGTAAGCGTGTGGATTACTCCGGCCGTTCTGTAATCGTAGTAGGTCCAGAATTGAAGCTTCACGAGTGTGGTCTTCCTAAAAATATGGCGGCTGAGCTTTTCAAACCTTTTATTATCAGAAAACTGATTGAAAGAGGGATTGTAAAGACTGTAAAATCCGCTAAGAAAATTGTGGATCGAAAAGATCCAGTGGTTTGGGATATTTTGGAAAACGTATTGAAAGGACACCCTGTTCTTCTAAACCGTGCCCCAACTCTTCACAGATTGGGTATACAAGCATTCCAGCCAAAATTGATCGAAGGAAAAGCAATTCAGCTTCACCCATTGGTATGTACTGCATTCAACGCCGACTTTGACGGTGACCAAATGGCGGTTCACGTACCGCTTGGACATGAGGCAATTTTGGAAGCATCTACTTTGATGCTTTCTGCTCACAACATCCTTAACCCTGCTAATGGTGCTCCTATTACTGTACCTTCTCAGGACATGGTTTTGGGTCTTTATTATGTGACCAAAGGCAAGAAATCAACTCCAGAAGAACCAGTTCCTGGTGAAGGAATGACTTTCTACGGACAAGAAGAAGTGATTATTGCACTTAATGAAGGCAGAATTTCACAGCATGCACATATCAAGTGTAAAGTGAAAGTCAGAACCGCAGAAGGTGAAATCAAGGAGGATATTATTGAGACTGTCGCTGGTAGATTGATTTTTAACCAATTTGTTCCAGAAGAAGTAGGTTATGTCAATGAGCTTTTGACTAAGAAAAAGCTTCAGCAAATTATCGCAGAGGTAGTTAAAATCTGTGGTATTTCTCGTACTGCACAGTTCTTGGATGACATCAAGCACCTAGGATTCCAAATGGCTTATCAAGGTGGATTGTCCATGGGATTGAATGATGTTATTATTCCTGATGAAAAGGAACCAATGATCGGAAAAGCCAAAGAGGAAGTTGATCAAGTTTGGAACAACTATTTGATGGGTTTAATCACCGATAATGAGCGTTACAATCAGGTAATTGATATTTGGACTCGAACCAATTCTCATCTAACAAATATCTTGATGAAGAAAATGGAAGAGGATAAGCAAGGATTTAACGCCATCTATATGATGATGCACTCTGGAGCTCGAGGTTCAAGAGAACAGATTCGTCAATTGGGTGGTATGAGAGGTTTGATGGCTAAGCCGCAGAAAAACCTTCAAGGTTCTGTTGGGGAAATCATTGAAAACCCAATCCTATCAAACTTCAAAGAGGGTCTTGATGTATTGGAATACTTCATCTCTACGCACGGTGCACGTAAGGGTCTAGCAGATACCGCGTTGAAAACTGCCGATGCTGGTTACTTGACTCGTCGACTTGTTGACGTAGCACAAGATATGATCGTAACAGAAGAGGATTGTGGAACCTTGAGAGGTCTTGTTGTTCAACCGTTAAAAGATAATGATGAGATTGTTGAACCACTTTCTGAAAGAATTCTTGGTCGAGTTTCTGTTCATGATGTATATGATTTAGCTACTGATGAGCTTATCATTCCTGCTGGAGTAGAAATTACGGATGAAATCGCTAAGCGAGTGGATGAATCTTCTATTGAAGAAGTTGAAATCAGATCCGTGTTGACTTGCGAAACTCGTAGAGGTGTTTGCTCGAAGTGTTATGGTCGAAATCTGGCTACCGGCAAGATGGTTCAGAATGGCGAATCTGTAGGGGTTATTGCTGCTCAATCCATTGGTGAACCAGGTACACAGTTGACATTGAGAACGTTCCACGTAGGTGGTACCGCATCTAACATGGCTGTCGATGCAAGTATCAATGCTAAGTTTGATGGTGTGGTAGAGTTTGATGAAGAATTGAGATATCTAGAAACTACCAATCGTGATGGCGAACCAATCACTGTTGTGATGGGTAGATCTGGTGAAATCAAAATAAATGAAGCTAAAACCGGAAAAACTTTAGTTTCAAACCATGTGCCTTACGGAGCTATCCTTAATGTGAAGGATGGTCAGAAAATTTCCAAAGGAGATTCACTATGTACTTGGGATCCTTATAATGCTGTCATTCTTTCTGAGTTTGATGGTCAAGTAGAGTTCGAAGCAATTGTTGAAGGGATTACTTATAAGGAAGTAGCGGATGATCAAACTGGTTTCCGTGAAAAGGTAATCATTGAAACAAAAGATCGTACCAAGAACCCT
Above is a window of Algoriphagus sanaruensis DNA encoding:
- the rpoC gene encoding DNA-directed RNA polymerase subunit beta' — its product is MSFRKNKKLNNDFSRVTISLASPESILDSSNGEVTQPETINYRTYKPEMGGLFCERIFGPVKDWECHCGKYKRIRYKGIICDRCGVEVTEKKVRRERMGHIELVVPVAHIWYFKSLPNKIGYLLGLPTKKLDQIVYYERYVVVQAGIKAEEGVQYLDFLTEDEYLDIMDKLPKENHMLDDDDPNKFIAKMGAEALEMLLARLDLDDLSYSLRHQAATDTSQQRKAEALKRLKVVEAFRDARTRIENRPEWMVVRMVPVIPPELRPLVPLDGGRFATSDLNDLYRRVIIRNNRLKRLIDIKAPEVILRNEKRMLQEAVDSLFDNSRKVNAVRSDGNRALKSLSDMLKGKQGRFRQNLLGKRVDYSGRSVIVVGPELKLHECGLPKNMAAELFKPFIIRKLIERGIVKTVKSAKKIVDRKDPVVWDILENVLKGHPVLLNRAPTLHRLGIQAFQPKLIEGKAIQLHPLVCTAFNADFDGDQMAVHVPLGHEAILEASTLMLSAHNILNPANGAPITVPSQDMVLGLYYVTKGKKSTPEEPVPGEGMTFYGQEEVIIALNEGRISQHAHIKCKVKVRTAEGEIKEDIIETVAGRLIFNQFVPEEVGYVNELLTKKKLQQIIAEVVKICGISRTAQFLDDIKHLGFQMAYQGGLSMGLNDVIIPDEKEPMIGKAKEEVDQVWNNYLMGLITDNERYNQVIDIWTRTNSHLTNILMKKMEEDKQGFNAIYMMMHSGARGSREQIRQLGGMRGLMAKPQKNLQGSVGEIIENPILSNFKEGLDVLEYFISTHGARKGLADTALKTADAGYLTRRLVDVAQDMIVTEEDCGTLRGLVVQPLKDNDEIVEPLSERILGRVSVHDVYDLATDELIIPAGVEITDEIAKRVDESSIEEVEIRSVLTCETRRGVCSKCYGRNLATGKMVQNGESVGVIAAQSIGEPGTQLTLRTFHVGGTASNMAVDASINAKFDGVVEFDEELRYLETTNRDGEPITVVMGRSGEIKINEAKTGKTLVSNHVPYGAILNVKDGQKISKGDSLCTWDPYNAVILSEFDGQVEFEAIVEGITYKEVADDQTGFREKVIIETKDRTKNPAIVVNYGEDSKGYNIPVGAHLAVEAGEKVKSGQILVKIPRSVGKTRDITGGLPRVTELFEARNPSNPAVVSEIDGVVTYGGIKRGNREIIIESKDGVIKKYMVSLSKHILVQENDFIRAGEPLSDGAITPNDILAIKGPTAVQEYLVNEIQEVYRLQGVKINDKHIEVIVSQMMQKVEILDAGDTNFLQGQVVDKWAFREENDNILDKKVVMDAGDSSTLKPGMIISSRRLRDENSSLKRKDLKLVQVRDAETAVSAPTLQGITAASLGTESFISAASFQETTKVLSEAAIRGKRDELLGLKENVIVGHLIPAGTGQRAFQNIIVGSKEEYEKLSENIERANAKRSSEAIL